The proteins below come from a single Mesobacillus jeotgali genomic window:
- a CDS encoding RNA-binding protein, whose protein sequence is MSIYQHFRPEEREFIDQVINWKEYVEQNYAPKLTDFLDPREQQILSTVIGKHPDVKWELFGGASGTERKRAFLFPEYLEAKKEDFQVKLFRIDYAKKFVNIEHRQVLGSLMSLGLKRGKFGDILIDGDDVQFFAAEEIADYIRLQLESIGRASIGLSELPLEKAAAIAEEWNEMNTTVSSLRLDTVMSALFNLSRQKSQLLIQHGHVKVNWTGIENTAFECGEGDVISARGYGRAKIITIEGKTKKDKYRVIAGRKK, encoded by the coding sequence ATGTCTATTTACCAGCATTTTCGTCCTGAGGAAAGGGAATTTATCGATCAGGTCATTAACTGGAAAGAATATGTTGAGCAAAATTATGCTCCGAAATTAACTGATTTTTTGGATCCCAGAGAGCAGCAGATCCTTTCAACGGTCATAGGCAAGCATCCTGATGTAAAATGGGAGCTTTTTGGCGGAGCTTCAGGTACAGAAAGGAAAAGGGCATTCCTATTTCCCGAGTATTTGGAAGCTAAAAAAGAAGATTTCCAGGTGAAGCTTTTCCGAATTGATTATGCAAAAAAGTTTGTGAATATCGAACACCGGCAAGTTTTGGGCAGCCTGATGTCCCTTGGCTTGAAGCGAGGGAAATTTGGAGATATCCTGATTGATGGAGATGACGTGCAGTTTTTTGCAGCTGAGGAAATCGCTGATTACATCCGGCTGCAATTAGAATCGATTGGCAGGGCATCGATTGGCTTATCAGAACTTCCGCTTGAAAAGGCTGCAGCTATTGCTGAGGAATGGAATGAAATGAACACTACCGTTTCATCCTTACGCCTGGATACCGTCATGTCGGCTCTATTCAATCTCTCAAGGCAGAAATCCCAGCTGCTTATCCAGCATGGCCATGTAAAGGTTAATTGGACAGGCATTGAAAATACAGCCTTTGAGTGCGGTGAAGGGGATGTCATATCCGCACGAGGATATGGGCGTGCGAAAATCATCACAATTGAAGGTAAAACAAAAAAAGATAAATATCGAGTTATTGCCGGAAGAAAAAAATAA
- a CDS encoding cell division protein SepF — protein sequence MSLKSKIKTFFFLEDEYDYNDEEMLEEEAEPFKPNKQPVQQKQNVVSLQSVQKSSKVILMEPRMYAEAQEIADHLKNRRAVVVNLQRIEQDQARRIVDFLSGTVYAISGDIQRIGMNIFLCTPDNVEVTGNISELMQERDYQESRW from the coding sequence ATGAGCTTAAAATCAAAAATTAAGACATTTTTTTTCCTGGAAGATGAATATGACTATAATGATGAGGAAATGCTCGAGGAAGAAGCAGAGCCTTTTAAGCCCAATAAACAGCCTGTCCAGCAAAAGCAGAATGTGGTAAGCCTGCAAAGCGTGCAAAAATCTTCAAAGGTTATCCTCATGGAGCCGAGGATGTACGCTGAAGCCCAGGAGATCGCTGATCACTTAAAAAATCGCAGGGCAGTCGTTGTGAACTTGCAGCGTATCGAACAGGATCAGGCAAGGCGCATTGTCGATTTCCTTAGCGGAACAGTTTATGCAATCAGCGGTGATATTCAGCGGATTGGCATGAATATATTCTTATGTACCCCGGATAATGTGGAAGTCACAGGAAATATTTCTGAGCTGATGCAGGAGCGGGATTACCAAGAGTCGAGGTGGTAG
- a CDS encoding YlmC/YmxH family sporulation protein — protein sequence MVKVTEFQVKDVVNVSDGKRLGNIEDFEINLNTGKIEAVVIGSSGKVLGFFGKEEEVVIPWRNILKIGEDVILVRYKDSGEYLQQNDSDE from the coding sequence ATGGTTAAGGTGACAGAATTTCAAGTTAAGGATGTCGTGAATGTTTCGGATGGCAAAAGGCTTGGTAATATAGAGGACTTTGAAATCAATTTAAATACCGGTAAAATTGAAGCGGTTGTTATAGGGAGTTCCGGAAAAGTGCTTGGATTCTTCGGAAAGGAAGAAGAAGTTGTGATTCCCTGGAGAAATATCCTGAAAATAGGTGAGGATGTCATTTTAGTCCGGTATAAAGACAGCGGTGAATACCTGCAGCAAAATGACAGTGATGAGTAA
- a CDS encoding YggT family protein, with protein MDIVIGIIAQLVSLYQWALIIYIFMSWFPNARETAIGQFLARICEPFLEPFRRIVPSIGMIDISPIVAFLVLRFAVSGLYQLAAWF; from the coding sequence ATGGATATAGTAATAGGTATTATAGCTCAGTTAGTTAGTCTTTATCAGTGGGCCCTGATTATTTATATTTTCATGTCATGGTTCCCTAACGCGAGAGAAACGGCAATCGGACAATTTTTGGCGCGTATTTGCGAACCATTCCTGGAGCCTTTCCGCCGGATTGTTCCTTCAATTGGCATGATTGATATTTCGCCAATCGTCGCTTTCCTTGTATTGCGTTTTGCTGTCAGCGGCTTGTATCAGCTGGCTGCTTGGTTTTAA
- the sigG gene encoding RNA polymerase sporulation sigma factor SigG — translation MTRNKVEICGVDTSKLPVLKNEEMRKLFREMQSGDITAREKLVNGNLRLVLSVIQRFNNRGEFVDDLFQVGCIGLMKSIDNFDLGQNVKFSTYAVPMIIGEIRRYLRDNNPIRVSRSLRDIAYKALQVREKLMSEASREPTAEEIAKVLEVPHEEIVFALDAIQDPVSLFEPIYNDGGDPIYVMDQLSDERNKDTNWIEEIALKEGMRRLNEREKLILRKRFFQGKTQMEVADEIGISQAQVSRLEKAAIKQMNKNIQS, via the coding sequence TTGACACGAAACAAAGTTGAAATTTGCGGTGTTGATACATCAAAGCTTCCCGTTCTAAAAAACGAGGAAATGAGAAAACTTTTCAGAGAAATGCAAAGCGGTGACATCACAGCAAGAGAGAAACTTGTGAATGGGAACCTGAGGCTTGTTTTGAGTGTGATCCAGCGTTTTAACAACCGGGGCGAGTTTGTTGATGACCTGTTTCAGGTCGGATGTATAGGCCTTATGAAGTCCATTGATAATTTTGATCTCGGACAGAATGTTAAGTTTTCGACCTATGCTGTCCCTATGATCATCGGCGAAATCAGAAGGTATTTAAGAGATAATAATCCAATTAGAGTCTCCCGGTCATTAAGGGATATAGCCTATAAGGCCCTGCAAGTACGAGAAAAGCTGATGAGCGAAGCATCCAGGGAACCGACTGCAGAGGAAATTGCCAAGGTGCTTGAAGTGCCGCATGAAGAGATTGTATTCGCCCTTGATGCCATCCAGGATCCAGTCTCCTTGTTTGAACCAATCTATAATGATGGCGGAGATCCAATTTATGTAATGGACCAGCTAAGTGATGAACGGAACAAGGATACGAACTGGATAGAGGAAATTGCCTTGAAAGAAGGCATGAGGCGGTTGAACGAAAGGGAAAAACTAATTTTAAGGAAGAGATTCTTCCAGGGTAAGACACAAATGGAGGTAGCCGATGAAATCGGCATCTCACAAGCCCAGGTATCCCGCCTTGAGAAAGCAGCCATTAAACAAATGAATAAAAATATACAAAGCTAA
- the spoIIGA gene encoding sigma-E processing peptidase SpoIIGA, with protein MKVYLDVIWALNLLFDTFLLYLTAIILKRQVKLWRLGLGGAIGSLLIILAITPFHAAAGHPAGKLFFSIMMVLAAFGYKRFRFFIKALMTFYVTTFLLGGTLTGVHYFIQFDMNLASSVAMNHIKGFGDPISWLFVLLGFPLAWHFSRRNIEQFEMTKIQYDSLAEVDVKFMDLDFSVKGLIDSGNQLYDPISKMPVMILSIANCLDRMPSELKRIADDPDCVLSGDGNFSAQLENRMRIIPCKVVGQEHQLIIAFHPESIKITTNEGTYIAEKGLISFTAQELSADGSFQCIIHPKMLAGMSKSERAEKVS; from the coding sequence GTGAAGGTATATCTGGATGTCATCTGGGCTCTGAATCTATTATTTGATACATTCCTTCTTTACCTGACTGCGATCATCCTGAAAAGACAGGTTAAGCTTTGGAGATTAGGTTTGGGAGGGGCCATTGGTTCATTGCTCATTATATTAGCAATTACTCCTTTTCATGCTGCAGCGGGGCACCCAGCAGGGAAATTGTTTTTTTCGATCATGATGGTCCTGGCAGCCTTTGGATATAAAAGATTCCGTTTTTTCATAAAGGCGCTCATGACTTTTTATGTAACGACCTTTCTGCTAGGGGGCACCTTGACAGGAGTACATTACTTTATCCAATTTGATATGAACCTGGCATCGAGTGTTGCTATGAATCATATTAAGGGATTTGGTGATCCAATCAGCTGGCTGTTTGTATTGCTCGGGTTTCCGCTTGCCTGGCATTTTTCGAGGCGGAATATTGAACAATTTGAAATGACCAAGATTCAGTATGATTCACTCGCAGAAGTTGACGTGAAGTTCATGGACTTGGATTTCAGCGTAAAAGGACTGATCGACAGCGGCAACCAGCTATATGACCCTATTTCTAAAATGCCAGTCATGATTTTATCCATTGCAAATTGTTTGGATCGTATGCCAAGTGAACTCAAAAGGATTGCGGATGATCCTGATTGTGTTTTGTCAGGGGATGGGAATTTTTCTGCTCAGTTAGAAAATCGAATGAGAATCATTCCATGCAAGGTGGTCGGACAAGAGCATCAGTTAATTATTGCTTTTCATCCTGAAAGTATTAAGATCACCACAAACGAAGGTACTTATATTGCTGAAAAGGGTTTAATATCTTTTACTGCACAAGAATTATCGGCAGATGGCAGTTTCCAATGCATTATCCACCCTAAAATGCTGGCAGGAATGTCAAAGTCAGAGCGGGCGGAGAAGGTAAGTTAA
- the ftsA gene encoding cell division protein FtsA: MNSNDIYVSLDIGTSSVKVIIGEMVNDTLNIIGVGNVKSEGLRKGSIVDIDETVHSIKRAVEQAERMIGLKINQVIVGVTGNHVSLLPCHGVVAVSSDNREITNEDVARVIDAAQVVSIPPEREIIDVIPKQFIVDGLDEINDPRGMIGVRLEMEGTIITGSKTILHNTLRCVERAGLEIVDIGLQPLAAGAFALSKDEKNMGVAMIDIGGGSSTVAVFENGHLRGTSVIPVGGDHITKDLSIGLRTTTEEADKLKLKHGHAFYDHASEEEVFEVSIIGSDQQQQFNQLEVADIIEARMEEIFSLVQDELKHMNIRDLPGGFVLTGGTANMQGVLELAQDIFHSRVRIAIPDYIGVREPQYTTAVGLIQFAYKNAKLKGKKMEAAFSEMEPKEKRVQKQPHPKSKPEKQPEEKVTSRMKKFLGYFFE, translated from the coding sequence ATGAACAGCAATGATATATACGTCAGTCTTGACATCGGTACATCCAGTGTGAAGGTAATCATTGGAGAAATGGTCAATGACACATTAAATATAATTGGTGTTGGCAATGTTAAGTCCGAAGGGTTAAGGAAGGGCTCCATTGTTGATATAGATGAAACCGTTCATTCTATTAAAAGGGCAGTCGAACAAGCTGAAAGAATGATAGGTTTAAAGATTAACCAGGTGATTGTTGGTGTCACCGGCAATCATGTTTCCCTGTTGCCATGCCATGGCGTGGTTGCAGTTTCCAGCGACAATCGCGAGATCACGAACGAGGACGTAGCGAGAGTCATTGATGCTGCACAGGTGGTATCGATTCCTCCAGAGCGAGAGATAATAGACGTTATTCCTAAGCAATTTATCGTGGACGGTCTTGATGAGATCAATGATCCAAGAGGCATGATCGGTGTAAGGCTTGAAATGGAAGGAACGATCATTACTGGATCAAAGACTATCTTACATAATACTCTTCGTTGTGTTGAGCGGGCTGGACTTGAAATCGTGGATATTGGCCTGCAGCCGCTTGCTGCTGGGGCATTCGCGCTTTCAAAAGATGAAAAGAATATGGGTGTCGCAATGATTGATATCGGCGGCGGTTCATCCACGGTCGCTGTTTTTGAAAACGGGCACCTAAGAGGTACATCAGTCATCCCGGTTGGAGGAGACCATATCACTAAAGACCTATCAATCGGTTTGCGTACTACAACTGAAGAAGCGGATAAATTAAAATTGAAGCATGGACATGCCTTTTATGACCATGCATCGGAAGAGGAAGTATTCGAGGTTTCAATTATCGGCAGCGACCAGCAGCAGCAGTTCAACCAGCTGGAAGTGGCAGATATCATCGAGGCCAGAATGGAAGAGATTTTCTCCCTTGTCCAGGATGAATTGAAACACATGAACATAAGGGACCTGCCAGGCGGATTTGTCCTGACAGGTGGAACAGCCAATATGCAGGGTGTTCTGGAGCTTGCCCAGGATATTTTCCATAGCAGGGTAAGAATTGCCATTCCGGATTATATTGGTGTAAGGGAACCTCAGTACACCACAGCAGTCGGCTTAATCCAATTTGCATATAAAAATGCAAAATTAAAAGGAAAGAAAATGGAAGCAGCTTTTAGTGAAATGGAACCAAAAGAAAAGAGAGTTCAAAAACAGCCGCATCCAAAATCGAAGCCTGAGAAACAGCCTGAAGAAAAAGTCACCTCAAGAATGAAGAAATTTCTTGGCTACTTTTTTGAATAA
- a CDS encoding DUF881 domain-containing protein, with protein MKQRKLRKLKLKKKVNSNRVILSIVFLVLGFMVAFSFRVTQDEGEKGQGLTDRQWEKHLSLRNDLIEQEEKNRELQKELNAKQEKVREIEASLSKEAQVFFNMAEDAEKYRMYLGKVKVSGKGVKVTLADGEYDPDEKNINNYLVHEHHVFKVINELYISGAAAIAVNGQRISHNSYILCTGPVITVDGYQHPAPFEITAIGDPDVLSSALNITGGVKDQLVNDQIVFSLEEKENIHIDPILGK; from the coding sequence ATGAAGCAGAGGAAGCTGAGGAAGTTGAAATTGAAAAAGAAAGTGAACAGTAATCGTGTAATTCTTTCAATCGTTTTCCTGGTCCTGGGCTTCATGGTCGCTTTTTCATTCCGTGTCACACAGGACGAGGGAGAAAAAGGCCAGGGCCTCACGGACAGACAGTGGGAGAAGCACTTAAGTTTGAGGAATGATTTAATAGAGCAGGAAGAAAAAAACCGAGAGCTCCAGAAAGAGTTGAATGCCAAGCAGGAAAAGGTGAGGGAAATAGAAGCCAGTCTTTCCAAAGAGGCTCAAGTTTTCTTTAACATGGCTGAGGACGCTGAAAAATACCGTATGTATCTTGGAAAGGTGAAGGTTAGCGGAAAAGGTGTAAAAGTAACACTGGCTGATGGAGAGTATGACCCTGATGAGAAAAATATCAATAATTATCTTGTGCATGAACATCATGTATTCAAGGTGATCAATGAACTGTACATCTCAGGTGCAGCAGCTATTGCTGTGAATGGTCAGAGGATCTCACACAATTCCTATATATTGTGTACAGGCCCTGTTATTACTGTTGATGGCTACCAGCATCCTGCCCCATTTGAAATCACTGCGATTGGCGACCCCGATGTTCTTTCCTCCGCTCTTAATATTACCGGTGGGGTAAAAGATCAGCTTGTGAATGACCAGATCGTGTTTTCCTTAGAAGAAAAGGAAAACATTCATATCGATCCAATTTTGGGCAAATGA
- the pgeF gene encoding peptidoglycan editing factor PgeF produces MEPFILKSEEYFVVKEWMERYPGLEAGFTTKNGGVSKQDAFTGLNFGFHVGDEQNAVCENRLLVADKISFPLSSWVGAEQTHDIQIARVGQSDQGRGSATYDSSFSGTDGFMTDEKGVLLTLCFADCVPLYFIEPETRLIGVAHAGWKGTVHGIAAEMISKFQQNGAKTEKISAIIGPSICKKCYIVDERVVNLVKNILDGVDILPYNQVSEGQYSLDLKEVNRQILLKAGMEDGNIQVTDYCTSCHSEHFYSHRRDNGNAGRMMAYIGWKEDSHP; encoded by the coding sequence ATGGAGCCATTCATCTTAAAAAGTGAGGAATATTTTGTCGTAAAAGAGTGGATGGAACGTTATCCAGGACTTGAAGCGGGGTTCACGACAAAGAATGGCGGTGTGAGCAAGCAGGATGCTTTTACAGGTCTGAATTTCGGTTTTCATGTTGGAGACGAGCAGAATGCGGTTTGCGAAAATCGTCTCCTGGTGGCCGATAAGATCTCATTTCCTCTTTCCAGCTGGGTCGGTGCGGAACAAACGCATGATATCCAGATTGCAAGGGTCGGACAATCGGATCAAGGAAGAGGCTCTGCAACTTATGATTCTTCTTTTTCAGGGACGGATGGCTTCATGACTGATGAGAAGGGAGTCCTTCTTACACTTTGTTTTGCAGACTGTGTACCGCTTTATTTTATAGAACCAGAGACAAGGTTGATCGGAGTCGCTCACGCTGGGTGGAAAGGAACTGTTCATGGCATTGCAGCTGAAATGATCAGCAAATTTCAGCAAAATGGCGCAAAAACGGAAAAAATTTCTGCTATTATTGGCCCATCAATATGCAAAAAATGTTATATTGTTGATGAGAGAGTCGTCAATTTAGTGAAAAATATACTAGATGGTGTCGATATATTACCATATAATCAAGTTAGTGAAGGCCAATATTCTCTCGATTTAAAGGAAGTGAACCGTCAGATACTGTTAAAAGCAGGCATGGAAGACGGGAATATACAGGTTACCGATTATTGCACAAGCTGCCACAGTGAGCATTTTTATTCGCATAGACGGGATAACGGGAATGCTGGGCGAATGATGGCTTATATAGGCTGGAAGGAGGATAGCCATCCATAA
- a CDS encoding YggS family pyridoxal phosphate-dependent enzyme, with product MNVRENLEVIQSQIADACKKAGRNPEEVKIIAVTKYVSPERAKEAINAGVTHLGENRDEGLLHKIRHLEDKPVWHFIGTLQTRKVKNIIEHVTYIHSLDRLSLAKEINKRSDSKVSCLIQVNASGEESKHGLRPDEVIGFVQDLKQFNNIQISGLMTMAPFTEDQQVIRDCFRTLKSLQAELQSLQLENAPCDELSMGMSNDFQIAVEEGSTMVRIGTALVGNESEVQ from the coding sequence ATGAATGTCAGAGAAAATCTGGAGGTTATCCAGAGTCAAATAGCAGATGCCTGTAAAAAAGCCGGGCGCAATCCAGAAGAGGTCAAGATTATTGCAGTTACTAAGTATGTTTCACCAGAACGTGCCAAGGAGGCAATTAATGCAGGTGTCACCCATCTTGGCGAGAACCGGGATGAAGGACTGCTTCATAAAATTCGCCACTTAGAGGACAAGCCTGTATGGCATTTTATCGGGACACTGCAAACGAGAAAAGTGAAAAACATAATTGAACATGTTACATATATTCATTCATTGGACAGGCTTTCGCTTGCGAAGGAAATCAACAAGCGGTCAGATTCAAAAGTGAGTTGCCTGATTCAGGTCAACGCATCCGGTGAAGAGAGCAAGCATGGGTTGAGGCCGGATGAAGTAATTGGTTTTGTACAAGACCTGAAGCAGTTTAATAATATTCAGATCAGCGGATTGATGACGATGGCTCCCTTCACTGAAGACCAGCAAGTGATCAGGGATTGCTTCAGGACACTGAAGAGTCTCCAGGCTGAATTACAGTCGCTTCAACTGGAAAATGCACCATGTGATGAATTGTCAATGGGAATGTCAAATGATTTTCAAATAGCTGTTGAAGAAGGATCCACAATGGTGCGCATTGGCACTGCATTGGTAGGGAACGAATCGGAGGTGCAATAA
- a CDS encoding DUF881 domain-containing protein, protein MVAIQFQTVKEPEVRDTRDTWQLREDLMKEKELQSKLLLEIRSNEEKIAKYETERQQSKEEVLRETLSELKEEAGLTKVTGPGITLSIEPAFSLIVEGGNPPSVSPDMLKRLLNELNLYGAKHVSVDGERVINTTVIRDINRVTKINGHSLNRFPIEVKVITENGDAAEKLYNRMKVSTVAEDFFIDNLEVKVNRPVGDLVVPAYQDTIRIRYMESAKTEKEGGNG, encoded by the coding sequence ATGGTCGCCATTCAGTTTCAAACCGTGAAGGAACCGGAAGTCAGGGATACACGTGACACTTGGCAGCTTCGGGAAGATTTAATGAAGGAGAAGGAATTACAGTCCAAGCTGCTTCTCGAAATCAGGTCAAATGAAGAGAAAATTGCTAAGTATGAAACTGAGAGGCAGCAAAGCAAGGAAGAAGTGCTTCGGGAAACACTCTCTGAATTAAAGGAAGAGGCAGGATTGACAAAGGTCACCGGACCTGGCATCACGCTTTCGATAGAACCTGCTTTCAGCCTAATAGTCGAAGGTGGCAATCCACCTTCAGTTTCTCCGGATATGCTCAAAAGGCTGTTGAATGAATTGAACTTATATGGCGCAAAGCATGTCTCCGTAGATGGTGAAAGAGTAATTAATACAACGGTCATCCGGGATATAAACAGGGTGACAAAAATCAATGGCCATTCCTTGAATCGTTTTCCAATAGAAGTTAAAGTGATCACGGAAAATGGTGACGCAGCCGAAAAGCTATACAATCGTATGAAGGTTTCCACGGTTGCCGAGGACTTCTTCATTGACAATTTGGAAGTCAAGGTAAACAGGCCTGTTGGCGATCTGGTTGTACCTGCCTATCAGGACACAATCAGGATCAGATACATGGAGTCTGCTAAAACAGAAAAAGAGGGAGGCAACGGGTAA
- a CDS encoding small basic family protein — protein sequence MWLPIMGLVIGVIIGLLTDIRIPEEYSNYLSIAILAALDTLFGGIRAQLQNIYDEKVFVSGFFFNIVLAASLAFLGVHLGVDLYLAAVFAFGVRLFQNIAVIRRIILTKWSTTSEK from the coding sequence ATGTGGCTTCCAATCATGGGATTGGTCATTGGTGTCATTATTGGGCTATTGACCGATATCCGAATTCCGGAAGAGTATTCTAATTATTTATCAATCGCAATCCTTGCTGCCCTCGATACTTTGTTTGGCGGGATTCGCGCCCAGCTGCAAAATATTTATGATGAAAAAGTTTTCGTATCAGGTTTCTTTTTTAATATAGTATTAGCAGCAAGTTTAGCTTTTCTAGGTGTCCATCTTGGTGTAGACTTGTATTTAGCAGCAGTTTTTGCCTTTGGGGTAAGGCTGTTCCAGAATATAGCCGTCATCAGGAGAATAATATTGACGAAATGGTCAACGACAAGTGAAAAGTAG
- a CDS encoding cell division protein FtsQ/DivIB codes for MDKRKIVSIEDRIPKLKHQRRKKANRRLIMLLAMFFILIAGVIYFQSPLSKVKDITVSGNDSYSYEHIVEKSGISFDTNVWKISKGEIEGKLEKIQEIKQASVNIKLPNTVDIVLEEYSRLAYISKGKNFYPVLENGNILGEKQMDEIPVNAPILIGFKEGKVLDEMIAALEELPEVVMNSISEIHSQPIKTDRYLIKLYMNDGYEVNASLRTFSDKMAHYPSIVSQLDPSKKGVIDLEVGSYFKAYEAEEAEEVEIEKESEQ; via the coding sequence ATGGACAAGAGGAAAATCGTCTCGATTGAAGACCGGATTCCAAAGTTAAAACATCAAAGGCGCAAGAAAGCCAATCGCAGGCTTATCATGCTGCTGGCTATGTTTTTTATATTAATAGCCGGTGTTATCTATTTTCAATCACCGCTTAGCAAGGTGAAGGATATTACTGTTTCAGGAAATGACTCCTATTCTTATGAACATATCGTTGAAAAAAGCGGAATCTCCTTCGACACAAATGTGTGGAAAATCAGCAAGGGTGAAATTGAAGGGAAACTGGAAAAAATCCAGGAAATCAAGCAAGCTTCTGTGAACATAAAGCTTCCAAATACAGTCGACATCGTGCTTGAAGAATATAGCAGGCTAGCCTATATTTCAAAGGGAAAGAATTTTTATCCGGTCCTTGAGAATGGGAATATCCTTGGTGAAAAACAGATGGATGAAATCCCTGTCAATGCGCCCATTTTAATTGGATTTAAGGAAGGAAAAGTCCTGGATGAAATGATTGCTGCATTGGAGGAACTTCCAGAAGTGGTGATGAATTCAATTTCTGAAATCCACTCACAGCCAATTAAAACGGACCGATATCTCATCAAGCTGTATATGAATGACGGATATGAGGTGAATGCTTCTCTCAGGACTTTTTCTGATAAAATGGCACATTACCCATCAATCGTCAGCCAGCTTGACCCTTCTAAGAAGGGTGTGATCGACCTTGAGGTTGGATCCTATTTTAAAGCATATGAAGCAGAGGAAGCTGAGGAAGTTGAAATTGAAAAAGAAAGTGAACAGTAA
- the ftsZ gene encoding cell division protein FtsZ, giving the protein MLEFDTNLDSLATIKVIGVGGGGNNAVNRMIEHGVQGVEFIAVNTDAQALNLSKAEIRMQIGAKLTRGLGAGANPEVGKKAAEESKEQIEEVLKGADMVFVTAGMGGGTGTGAAPVIAQIAKDLGALTVGVVTRPFTFEGRKRAGQAGGGISSMKEAVDTLIVIPNDRLLEIVDKSTPMLEAFREADNVLRQGVQGISDLIATPGLINLDFADVKTIMSNKGSALMGIGVASGENRATEAAKKAISSPLLETSLDGAQGVLMNITGGTNLSLYEVQEAADIVASASDQDVNMIFGSVINENLKDEIIVTVIATGFNEEVVQPKPTRPGFGGQQKPGMGAIKREQPKREEIQQEAPRSNQSPQGEDALDIPTFLRNRNRRR; this is encoded by the coding sequence ATGTTGGAATTTGATACGAATTTAGATTCACTTGCTACTATAAAAGTTATCGGTGTTGGCGGCGGCGGAAATAATGCGGTTAACCGAATGATCGAACACGGTGTCCAAGGTGTGGAATTTATCGCGGTCAACACAGACGCACAAGCACTTAACCTTTCCAAAGCTGAAATCAGAATGCAAATCGGCGCAAAATTGACGCGCGGACTTGGTGCAGGAGCAAATCCAGAGGTAGGTAAAAAAGCTGCCGAGGAAAGCAAAGAACAAATTGAAGAAGTACTAAAGGGCGCAGACATGGTATTCGTCACAGCTGGTATGGGCGGAGGCACTGGAACTGGTGCAGCGCCAGTAATCGCACAGATCGCTAAAGATCTTGGTGCGTTAACAGTGGGTGTTGTTACACGTCCGTTTACATTTGAAGGACGCAAGCGTGCTGGGCAGGCTGGCGGCGGAATCTCTTCTATGAAGGAAGCAGTAGATACACTGATCGTCATCCCTAACGACCGTTTGCTTGAGATTGTTGACAAGAGCACTCCGATGCTTGAAGCATTCCGTGAAGCGGATAATGTTCTGCGCCAGGGTGTCCAGGGTATTTCTGACCTAATTGCTACACCTGGTTTGATCAATCTTGACTTCGCTGACGTAAAAACGATCATGTCCAATAAAGGTTCAGCCTTGATGGGCATTGGGGTAGCATCAGGTGAAAACCGTGCTACCGAAGCAGCCAAAAAAGCTATTTCATCTCCATTGCTTGAAACATCACTTGATGGAGCTCAAGGTGTCCTGATGAATATCACTGGCGGCACGAATTTGAGCCTTTATGAAGTTCAGGAAGCTGCAGATATTGTTGCTTCTGCTTCAGATCAAGATGTAAACATGATCTTTGGTTCTGTTATCAATGAAAACTTAAAAGATGAAATTATTGTTACGGTGATTGCAACAGGCTTCAATGAGGAAGTCGTCCAACCAAAGCCGACAAGACCAGGTTTTGGCGGACAGCAAAAGCCAGGTATGGGAGCGATCAAGCGCGAACAGCCGAAACGTGAAGAAATCCAGCAGGAAGCACCAAGAAGCAACCAGTCGCCACAGGGTGAGGATGCCCTTGATATCCCAACATTCCTGCGCAACCGCAACAGAAGACGCTAA